The window CAGCAGGCTGATGCCTTGTTTCAACAGGCTGGCACGTTCAGCATTGCCCGGAATACGATCGAACTGGAGAAAATAGAGTTGGAATTTCGCCTGTGACGTGCCCTGCGCCTGGACTTTTACAGGACGGATAGGTGAAAGGGAAAGGGATTCATATTGCGCACCCGACCTGAAATGGATACGCTGGTTGGCCGGCTGCTGCGCAATGATCCTACATGTTATTAATAAGCCGAAGACAATCAATAATTGCCTGGCAAAGGCTAAGGGTCCAGGATAGTGCATATCGAAATTTAGCGTACGGATGATAAGATACGAAATTGGGTTTAAGTTTTGGGACTTAAATTCCTTTGTCCCTCAACCTTTTGGGTAATTTACTCCGGATCATTTCAAAGGAATTTCCCAGCATCTCCCCTAATACCTTCCGGCCAAGAGCCGAAGGCTTTTCCAATTGCACCCAGCCTGCCCTTGCCAGGTAAGGTGCGGGCCGGAACATTCCTGATTCACATAACTGGTCAAAATCCTCCCAGGGTACTTTGAAGGAAGGATGTTCCGGATCATCAAGGTCCACGATGCAGAACATCTTGCCCCCTACCAGGAAGGTCAGGTTGTTTTCCCACTTGATCTCTTCCGTTGCTCCA is drawn from Flavihumibacter rivuli and contains these coding sequences:
- a CDS encoding MmcQ/YjbR family DNA-binding protein; this encodes MDIDQLREICLSFPGATEEIKWENNLTFLVGGKMFCIVDLDDPEHPSFKVPWEDFDQLCESGMFRPAPYLARAGWVQLEKPSALGRKVLGEMLGNSFEMIRSKLPKRLRDKGI